The Ciona intestinalis unplaced genomic scaffold, KH HT000310.1, whole genome shotgun sequence sequence AACCCCAAAACCAACGAACACCCAGATCCCCACATCAACCCCGCCAACAGATGAAATACGACAAAGAAGTATCCAAAACCCAAATCAGAAACAAAACACGACCCTTGCCAAACGTGCCAAACAATATTCTACAGGACAAGGAAAATCACACCAACTACTTTCGGAATCATCTGTGCAAGTCAGTCGACACCCAAACTAACCCCCGACAACGGGCGAACACTGTCACCTCCCGTCAGACCTTTGCAATAATCGTTTAGCGTATATATAAATCTATCATTTATCGTAGAATACTGCTTACTATTTTGTTATCCATAAATTTCAGGGATAACTTGATAGATGGGCATATACATTTTGTagaactttattaaaattaatagaTGCATGTTATTGTGACATTTTTTGCTGCACTTCAAATATACAATTTGCAATAAGAGCATAAACTCCACTGACGGATAGATACTTCAATCAATGCCCCTTGGACCTTTTCCATAACTGGTATTAATTTTCCATTTGGTGATTCTTGGCAAAACTCTTGCGCAATTATTGAATtcttaaatcattttaaaaccctaaaaataacatatccccctaaatatacaataatatcTTTTTCCAGCTCGTTTATCTCATCTGCTTGACTAAGTTCCTCATTGGTTACCAGATTGAAAAGTTTGCAAAGTGCGCGgaggttatttttttgtggttcGTAATTGCGCGGACGAGCGATTTTTTTGCGCGGATTGTCTGATTCTTGAAACTTAATTGTTAACGTCTTACGCCGTCTAATTTACAAGTAAAGTACCAAACAATACGCGCCGGCCGCAATGGTAAGTCAAACGCAGCGACAAGACGGCGACCTCTCACAATGTTTCATGCAGGTCGAATTATTAACGCTAATGTGGGGGGGGGGGCAGCAAcgctttaaatatatttctgttaTACCTTACCCTGTCAGTTATGAATTAACTGCAGGCTTGAActttaactgtaataaaacCTGAAACGCGGCTATAACGCACTCGTAAAAAAACGAGTCTTTCAAaaccttttaactttatttgtaactTGCCAGTTGCCATCACGAAAATTATACATATTTGTAACTTGCCAGTTGCCATTacgaaaattataaaattatacaataaGTTGCCATTacgaaaattataaaattatacaagAAAGGTTAACTTGGGTTCCTCATTTTTTAGTCGTGTAACCAATTTTGAAGCAGCGCCATGCCTTTGTGTTTGCTCCGACTATCTTTCGATATGGAGATAAAGCCTTTCTCCGTGTTTCTTGGTGCCTTTAATATAAAGTGTAGCCATCTCCTCGTATAGCGCCTCGTCACACTGATTGCATGGGGCAGAGACCAATCAACGATCGTACTTCTTAAGAACTTCAAAACTCTGTTGCCCAtccatttcttgtttttttccattaCCCGGTAGAAAGACTCGACAACTGCTTCAGTACCCGTTTTTGCatacataatatcaaaaaccAAGCAAAATTCCTGTCCCATCTTAGTGTGTAGCTTCGGCTAGTGTAAACATTTTGGGAACAAAATTCAAGCAACCGAGTTTTGAAAATGGCTTTTGGCTTGGGTCGCAATCTTCCATCTTAATGTGATTAAACATTACTGCAAAGTGAGTTTGAAACATATTTCCCCAAAGTACATCACGTAAGGTTGACTAACTTCAATATTTGCTTGCAGAAAAATCGGGGCCAAGCTCCAAATTTTCATTTCGAACGCATGGTAATTGCGCCacaaaataaaccatttttttcaattcgGACAACCCAAAAGATGCAAGCTTTTGCCTATTAACAGGGTGGTTGTCTTTAAGTTTTCTGCCACACATCTCTTGGAAAAGCAAACCAAAATCCAGACATTATTTTGACAATAAATTTAGCAAATCTGGACAGGCAGAAGCAAATCTTCTTTCAAGTTCGACCACAACTTTACAAGTTAACTGCTTTAGATCGTCGAAGCAATCTTTTCTGTCACGAGCCTCCCAGTTAATTGGTTGTCCGGGTTTAACTTGGCCCACAACTAGCCACCCTTCAATCAGATCACAGCTGCCATACTTTAGTTTGACACCCGACAGCAAAGTTGTTTGCCACCAACGCCCTCGGAAGAAGTGTACACCTATTCCTTGGCGTCGGCCTTCCACCACTGGGCACACCAACGTTACCTGGTTTGTTTCCCTGTGATTTGTTGACTTGTCAGCAGTAACGTAAAAAATGTGGAGGAAACCCGGTATTGGCAAGTGGAGTACATAGGAATTCAGAACATTTCTCTTTAATATATGCCACAGCTACTGCTGCCATGTCTGCATGTCTGTAAAAAGTTTTCGAGAATGGGCAAAATCTCCGATTGGTGCACCAGCTGCATACAATTCTGCCGATCGTGCTTCGTAGAGCAGCAGACTTGTAATGGGGTAATGCATTTCAATTTCTGCCACTAGGGGCGATCACGTTACGTCCTTCGCTACGTATTGTCTGGTaactaaatgaaattttgcataaaacatGGAGTATTCACAGCGAACTGtttcgtgtttaaaacaagaattgGTGAGACGAGGTGCAAAAACAACTGGGAAAAAAGAAGTCCTGATTAAAAGGTAAGATCCAGATAACTGAAATATTTACCGATAACGGTGACAAGGTTTCCTGGGTATGTTGTGAACGTGCAGACTTTAGATAGATTTTGTAGcaagttttatagttttgattttgtagcaagttttatagtttttagtAAGCAGTGAGTGATTAATCTCAATACAAAGGCCTGAATTGTATGTAGGGTcagaattaataaaatattatattcagACTCCAGTTACTAGTTATACTTTTAGCTGTGAGCCTGTGACCactttgttataaaattaaaattaatgctATGGGAGAAATTCTAAATACGGAATGCGAATGTGCAGCTGGAAAAGGCCCACACTGTACATGCAAACATGTTGCGTCTGTCTGCTACCTGCTGATGCATACAAAAACATCTGGTACAGTGCTTCTTCAGAAGTCCTGCACAAGCCAGCTACAGATGTTTCACCATCCAACGAAGTTTCATAGAGgtatgtaagtttgttttcattataGGAAATTTTATTTAGCCAGTAAAACAGccacaatttatatttacaggACCTCCAGTAACCGTTGAAGAAATGGCAAAAGAAACTGGGGTAAATGAAACCATCTTTGATGATCCTAGACGAGAGGAGCACAGGAATATGGAAGGCTACCAAGATCACGTTCGACGCTGTGTTGTTCAATATTGTGCATCTACCTCAAAGAGCATCACTCTTCGATACTTGTACAACACAGCATGTTTAATCACCGCACAAATGGACCATGATTACCTGTCATTGCCATTTGTGGAATATTGGGCAGATAGACAGACAGTTTGCGTTAAATACAACTGCTGTTTTTAGATTACAAATGAGCAAGCGTTGGCAATTGAACAAGCTACAAAAGCACAACATAATTGCAAGCAGTGGCACAATGAAAGAAGATTTAGGATAACATCATCTCGCATTGGTGAAATACTTGCTGCTACTTGTAGAAGGGACATGGATAAACTATGCGAATCCATGTGTATACAGCATTGCACCAATTATTGCACCATTTTTATCACATGGTCAAAAGTATGAATCTGTTGCACTGCAACAGTTTGCACAAAAATACCATCTCAAATTGCAAAAAATTGGTTTGGTAATTAGCACAGAAACTCCCTACCTGGCTGCAAGTCCGGATGCTGTCATAGTGGACATAGATGCCATTGTGGAAGCTAAATGCCCATACACAGGCAGAGAAGAGAAAATTACACCTGGTAAAAACTTTTCGTTTCTACAGTATGGTAAAGATGGTGAAATGCAGCTAAAAAAAAACCATAAATATTTTGCTCAAATTCAGTCTCAACTGGGAATTTGTAAGAGGAAAAAGTGCTTTTTTGTAGTGTACACCCACTCTGATTTGTTTGTACAGGAAATCCACTTTGAtaaagacttttttttaagtgtcCTTTCAAAATTAAGTTCATTTTATACACAAGTTTGGAGACCTTTAATTATCAGGAAAATATCCCAGAACGAtacgt is a genomic window containing:
- the LOC108950584 gene encoding uncharacterized protein LOC108950584, which produces MGEILNTECECAAGKGPHCTCKHVASVCYLLMHTKTSGTVLLQKSCTSQLQMFHHPTKFHRGPPVTVEEMAKETGVNETIFDDPRREEHRNMEGYQDHVRRCVVQYCASTSKSITLRYLYNTACLITAQMDHDYLSLPFVEYWADRQTITNEQALAIEQATKAQHNCKQWHNERRFRITSSRIGEILAATCRRDMDKLCESMCIQHCTNYCTIFITWSKV